Proteins encoded by one window of Superficieibacter sp. HKU1:
- the potG gene encoding putrescine ABC transporter ATP-binding subunit PotG, with the protein MNDAILRPQAKPRKALTPLLEIRNLTKSFDGQHAVDDVSLTIYKGEIFALLGASGCGKSTLLRMLAGFEQPTAGQIVLDGVDMAHVPPYQRPINMMFQSYALFPHMTVEQNIAFGLKQDKLPKSEISARVAEMLALVHMQEFAKRKPHQLSGGQRQRVALARSLAKRPKLLLLDEPMGALDKKLRDRMQLEVVDILERVGATCVMVTHDQEEAMTMAGRIAIMNRGKFAQIGEPEEIYEHPTTRYSAEFIGSVNVFEGLLKSREDDGLVIESPGLVHPLKVDPDASVVDNVPVYIALRPEKIMLCDEVPADGFNFAVGEVVHIAYLGDLSIYHVRLKSGQMLSAQLQNDHRYRKGTPTWGDEVRLCWDADSCVVLTV; encoded by the coding sequence GTGAATGACGCGATCCTCCGCCCGCAGGCGAAACCCCGTAAAGCGCTGACACCGCTGCTGGAAATCCGCAACCTGACGAAATCTTTCGACGGTCAGCATGCTGTGGACGATGTCAGCCTGACCATCTATAAAGGCGAAATTTTCGCTCTGCTCGGCGCGTCCGGCTGTGGGAAATCCACCCTGTTGCGCATGCTGGCAGGCTTTGAACAACCTACCGCCGGGCAAATTGTTCTGGATGGCGTGGATATGGCCCATGTGCCGCCGTATCAACGTCCCATCAATATGATGTTCCAGTCCTACGCGCTTTTCCCGCACATGACCGTTGAGCAAAACATCGCCTTTGGTCTGAAGCAGGATAAGCTGCCGAAAAGCGAAATCAGTGCCCGGGTGGCGGAAATGCTGGCGCTGGTGCACATGCAGGAGTTTGCCAAACGCAAACCGCACCAGCTTTCCGGCGGTCAGCGGCAACGCGTCGCTCTGGCCCGCAGTCTGGCAAAGCGTCCTAAGCTGCTGCTGCTGGATGAACCGATGGGCGCGCTGGATAAAAAACTGCGCGACCGGATGCAGCTTGAAGTGGTGGATATTCTGGAGCGCGTCGGCGCAACCTGCGTGATGGTCACCCACGATCAGGAAGAGGCGATGACCATGGCCGGGCGCATCGCCATTATGAACCGGGGTAAATTCGCCCAAATCGGCGAGCCGGAAGAAATTTATGAGCATCCCACCACCCGCTACAGCGCGGAATTTATCGGTTCGGTAAACGTGTTTGAAGGATTGCTGAAATCGCGGGAAGACGATGGCCTGGTCATCGAATCGCCGGGGCTGGTCCATCCGCTGAAAGTCGACCCGGACGCCTCCGTGGTTGATAACGTCCCGGTTTACATCGCCCTGCGCCCGGAAAAAATCATGCTTTGCGATGAAGTTCCGGCGGACGGTTTCAACTTCGCGGTGGGCGAGGTGGTGCATATTGCCTATCTCGGCGATTTGTCGATTTACCACGTGCGGCTGAAAAGCGGGCAGATGCTGAGCGCTCAGTTACAGAACGATCATCGCTATCGCAAAGGGACGCCGACCTGGGGCGATGAAGTGCGTCTGTGCTGGGACGCGGATAGCTGTGTGGTGCTGACGGTTTAA
- the potH gene encoding putrescine ABC transporter permease PotH, with protein sequence MSTLEPPARASQPGGVARWLAKMQMKHGRKLVIALPYLWLTLLFLLPFLIVFKISLAEMARAIPPYTDLMEWADGQLSITLNLGNFLQLTEDPLYFEAYLQSLQVAAISTLCCLALGYPMAWAVAHSKPSTRNILLLLVLLPSWTSFLIRVYAWMGILKNNGVLNNVLLWLGVIDQPLTILHTNLAVYIGIVYAYLPFMVLPIYTALTRIDYSLVEAALDLGARPMKTFFSVIVPLTKGGIIAGSMLVFIPAVGEFVIPELLGGPDSIMIGRVLWQEFFNNRDWPVASAVAIVMLLLLIVPIMWFHKHQQKAVGENG encoded by the coding sequence ATGAGTACATTAGAACCCCCGGCTCGCGCCAGTCAACCAGGCGGTGTGGCACGCTGGCTGGCAAAGATGCAGATGAAGCACGGGCGTAAGCTGGTGATCGCCCTGCCTTATCTCTGGCTGACCCTGCTGTTTCTGCTGCCGTTTTTGATTGTTTTTAAAATTAGCCTCGCGGAGATGGCGCGTGCCATTCCACCCTATACCGATCTGATGGAATGGGCGGACGGGCAACTGTCGATTACCCTCAATCTCGGTAATTTTCTGCAACTGACCGAGGATCCGCTCTATTTTGAAGCCTATCTTCAGTCGCTGCAGGTGGCGGCGATTTCCACCTTGTGCTGCCTGGCATTGGGCTACCCGATGGCCTGGGCCGTCGCGCACAGCAAGCCTTCAACGCGCAATATTTTGCTGCTGCTGGTACTTCTGCCGTCGTGGACGTCGTTTTTGATTCGCGTGTATGCATGGATGGGCATACTGAAAAATAACGGCGTGCTGAATAACGTTTTGCTGTGGCTCGGGGTTATCGATCAGCCGCTCACCATCTTACATACCAATCTGGCGGTGTATATCGGCATTGTGTATGCCTATCTGCCGTTTATGGTGCTGCCGATTTATACCGCGCTGACGCGTATTGATTATTCGCTGGTGGAAGCGGCGCTGGATCTCGGCGCACGTCCGATGAAGACCTTCTTTAGCGTGATCGTGCCGTTAACCAAAGGCGGAATTATCGCCGGGTCGATGCTGGTGTTTATTCCGGCAGTAGGCGAGTTTGTGATCCCCGAACTGCTCGGCGGCCCGGACAGCATCATGATCGGTCGTGTGCTGTGGCAGGAGTTCTTTAATAACCGCGACTGGCCGGTCGCGTCTGCGGTGGCGATCGTGATGCTTTTGCTGCTGATCGTGCCGATCATGTGGTTCCACAAGCATCAACAAAAAGCGGTGGGAGAAAATGGATGA
- the potI gene encoding putrescine ABC transporter permease PotI, translated as MNNLPVVRSPWRILILIVGFTFLYAPMLMLVVYSFNSSKLVTVWAGWSTRWYGELFRDDAMMSAVGLSLTIAACAATMAAILGTIAAVVMVRFGRFRGSNGFAFMITAPLVMPDVITGLSLLLLFVALAHAIGWPADRGMLTIWLAHVTFCTAYVAVVISSRLRELDRSIEEAAMDLGAAPLKVFFVITLPMIMPAVVSGWLLAFTLSLDDLVIASFVSGPGATTLPMLVFSSVRMGVNPEINALATLILGVVGIVGFIAWCLMARAEKQRTRDIQRARRG; from the coding sequence ATGAATAATCTGCCGGTAGTGCGCTCGCCGTGGCGAATTCTTATTCTGATCGTCGGGTTTACGTTTCTCTATGCTCCGATGCTGATGCTGGTCGTTTACTCCTTCAACAGCTCAAAACTGGTGACGGTATGGGCTGGCTGGTCAACGCGCTGGTACGGCGAGCTGTTTCGCGACGACGCGATGATGAGCGCGGTGGGATTGAGCTTAACCATCGCCGCCTGCGCGGCGACGATGGCGGCGATCCTCGGGACGATTGCCGCGGTAGTAATGGTGCGCTTCGGTCGTTTTCGCGGCTCAAACGGTTTCGCCTTTATGATCACCGCGCCACTGGTGATGCCGGACGTGATCACCGGTCTTTCGCTGCTGCTGCTGTTTGTTGCGCTGGCGCATGCCATTGGCTGGCCTGCCGATCGCGGCATGCTCACTATCTGGCTGGCGCACGTGACCTTCTGCACGGCCTATGTGGCGGTGGTGATTTCGTCACGTTTGCGCGAACTGGATCGTTCGATTGAAGAAGCGGCGATGGATCTGGGGGCCGCGCCGCTGAAGGTTTTCTTCGTCATTACCCTGCCGATGATTATGCCGGCGGTAGTCTCTGGCTGGCTGCTGGCGTTTACCCTGTCGCTGGACGATCTGGTGATTGCCAGCTTCGTGTCGGGTCCGGGCGCGACGACCTTACCCATGCTGGTCTTCTCCAGCGTACGGATGGGGGTTAATCCGGAGATTAATGCGCTGGCGACGCTGATCCTCGGCGTGGTCGGAATTGTCGGATTTATCGCCTGGTGTTTGATGGCACGCGCAGAAAAGCAACGGACGAGAGATATCCAGCGTGCAAGACGCGGATGA
- a CDS encoding YbjO family protein, giving the protein MGFFTKTRRSGARLNVPALVQVAAIAIILIRCVDLLMLFNLLGWKGLQELIFRSAQTWSLTLVFMASLLLLFVDFLCAFSVVKGRSWARWLYLLAQVSAGAYLWAASIGYGYPELFSIAGESRSEIFHALVMQKLPDIMVLMLLFLPSPSRRFFRLQ; this is encoded by the coding sequence TTGGGATTTTTTACTAAAACTCGTCGTTCTGGTGCTCGTCTGAACGTCCCTGCTCTGGTGCAGGTGGCGGCGATTGCGATCATCCTGATTCGCTGTGTTGACCTGCTGATGCTGTTTAATCTGCTGGGCTGGAAAGGACTTCAGGAACTGATTTTCCGTAGCGCTCAGACCTGGAGCCTGACGCTGGTGTTTATGGCGAGCCTGTTGCTGCTGTTTGTCGATTTCCTTTGCGCGTTTTCAGTGGTTAAGGGGCGAAGCTGGGCGCGCTGGCTTTATTTGCTCGCCCAGGTGTCGGCGGGTGCTTACTTATGGGCCGCTTCCATCGGCTATGGTTATCCGGAACTTTTCAGTATTGCCGGAGAGAGCCGCAGTGAGATTTTTCACGCGTTAGTGATGCAGAAACTGCCGGATATTATGGTCCTGATGCTGCTTTTTCTCCCGTCGCCCAGCCGCCGCTTTTTCCGTCTGCAATAA
- the rlmC gene encoding 23S rRNA (uracil(747)-C(5))-methyltransferase RlmC has protein sequence MQCALYDAGRCRSCQWIEQPVAGQLSAKMADLRALLGTLLVGEWCAPVSGPEQAFRNKAKMVVSGSVEKPLLGMLHRDGTPEDLTSCPLYPASFSPVFSALKPFIARAGLTPYNVARKRGELKYLLLTESQLDGGMMLRFVLRSEVKLAQLSAALPELQAQLPQLNVISVNIQPVHMAIMEGEKEIFLTDRQALAEQFNNVPLWIRPQSFFQTNPSVASQLYATARAWVRELPVAHMWDLFCGVGGFGLHCATPEMKLTGIEIAPEAIACARQSAEQLGLRNLHFQALDSTAFATGQGAIPDLVLVNPPRRGIGQALCDYLSEMAPSFIIYSSCNAQTMAKDVQHLSGYRIARVQLFDMFPHTAHYEVLTLLMRD, from the coding sequence ATGCAGTGCGCACTTTATGACGCCGGTCGCTGTCGTTCCTGTCAGTGGATTGAGCAGCCGGTTGCCGGGCAACTCTCCGCCAAAATGGCCGATCTTCGCGCATTGCTCGGCACGCTGCTGGTGGGAGAGTGGTGCGCGCCGGTAAGCGGACCGGAGCAGGCATTTCGTAATAAGGCCAAAATGGTGGTGAGCGGCAGCGTGGAAAAGCCGCTGCTCGGCATGCTGCATCGCGATGGCACGCCGGAAGATCTCACCTCCTGTCCGCTCTATCCCGCTTCCTTTTCGCCGGTTTTCTCCGCGCTTAAACCTTTTATTGCTCGTGCCGGGCTGACGCCCTATAACGTAGCGCGTAAACGCGGAGAGCTGAAATATCTGCTGCTTACCGAAAGCCAGCTGGATGGCGGGATGATGTTACGCTTCGTCCTGCGGTCCGAAGTCAAACTGGCACAGCTGAGCGCGGCGCTACCTGAATTACAGGCGCAGCTCCCGCAGCTAAACGTGATTTCAGTCAATATTCAGCCAGTGCATATGGCGATTATGGAAGGGGAGAAAGAGATTTTCCTCACCGATCGGCAGGCGCTGGCTGAACAATTCAATAACGTGCCGCTGTGGATCCGCCCGCAGAGTTTTTTCCAGACTAACCCGAGCGTCGCCAGCCAGCTTTACGCCACCGCCCGCGCCTGGGTACGGGAATTGCCGGTAGCGCATATGTGGGATTTGTTCTGCGGCGTCGGTGGCTTCGGCCTCCATTGTGCCACGCCTGAGATGAAACTGACGGGAATTGAAATCGCCCCGGAAGCGATTGCCTGTGCCAGGCAGTCCGCTGAGCAACTTGGGCTGCGTAATCTGCATTTTCAGGCGCTGGATTCCACGGCGTTTGCGACCGGGCAGGGCGCTATTCCCGATCTGGTGCTGGTCAACCCGCCGCGCCGGGGGATTGGTCAGGCATTATGTGATTATCTCAGCGAGATGGCCCCGTCATTTATTATCTACTCCAGCTGTAACGCACAGACGATGGCGAAAGATGTGCAGCACCTTTCGGGCTATCGGATTGCACGCGTTCAGCTTTTTGACATGTTCCCGCATACTGCCCATTATGAAGTGCTGACCCTACTCATGCGCGATTAA
- the artJ gene encoding arginine ABC transporter substrate-binding protein ArtJ, whose translation MKKLVLAALLATFAAGASAADKINFGVSATYPPFESLDASNQIVGFDIDLAKALCSQMQAECTFTNHAFDSLIPSLKFKKYDAVISGMDITPERSKQVAFTQPYYANSAVVIAKKDTYKTFADLKGKRIGMENGTTHQKYIQDKHPEVKTVAYDSYQNAIIDLKNGRIDGVFGDTAVVNEWLKTNPQLGTATEKVTDPQYFGTGLGIAVRPDNKALLEKLNAALKAIKDNGTYQKISDQWFPQ comes from the coding sequence ATGAAAAAGTTAGTTCTGGCCGCATTACTTGCCACTTTCGCCGCGGGCGCAAGCGCCGCAGACAAAATCAATTTTGGCGTCTCAGCGACCTATCCTCCTTTTGAATCGCTGGATGCCAGCAACCAGATCGTGGGTTTTGATATTGACCTGGCAAAAGCCCTGTGTAGCCAAATGCAGGCCGAGTGCACCTTTACTAATCATGCGTTTGACAGCCTGATCCCGTCGTTGAAATTCAAAAAATATGATGCGGTGATTTCCGGAATGGACATTACACCTGAACGTAGCAAACAGGTTGCCTTTACCCAGCCGTACTACGCTAACTCCGCGGTGGTGATTGCTAAAAAAGATACTTACAAAACCTTTGCCGATCTGAAGGGCAAACGTATCGGGATGGAAAACGGCACTACGCATCAGAAATATATTCAGGATAAGCATCCGGAAGTTAAAACCGTGGCCTATGACAGCTATCAGAATGCGATTATCGACCTGAAAAATGGCCGTATTGATGGCGTATTCGGCGATACCGCCGTGGTCAACGAGTGGCTGAAAACCAATCCGCAGCTGGGCACCGCAACCGAGAAAGTGACGGATCCGCAGTACTTCGGCACCGGCCTGGGTATCGCCGTTCGTCCGGATAATAAAGCGCTGCTGGAAAAACTGAACGCCGCGCTGAAAGCGATTAAAGATAACGGTACGTATCAGAAAATCAGCGACCAGTGGTTCCCACAGTAA
- the artM gene encoding arginine ABC transporter permease ArtM, with amino-acid sequence MFEYLPELLKGLHTSLTLTVASIVVALILALIFTIILTLKTPVLVWIVRAYITLFTGTPLLVQIFLIYYGPGQFPTLQDYPLIWHLISEPWLCALIALSLNSAAYTTQLFYGAIRAIPDGQWQSCGALGMSKKDTLAILLPYAFKRALSSYSNEVVLVFKSTSLAYTITLMEVMGHGQLMYGRTYDVMVFGAAGLIYLVVNGLLTLLMRLIERRALVFERRN; translated from the coding sequence ATGTTTGAGTATTTACCTGAGCTTCTGAAAGGGCTGCATACCAGCCTGACGCTGACGGTCGCTTCAATCGTGGTTGCCCTGATCCTGGCGCTGATTTTCACCATTATCCTGACGCTTAAGACGCCGGTACTGGTGTGGATCGTACGCGCCTATATCACTCTCTTTACCGGCACGCCGCTGCTGGTGCAGATCTTCCTGATTTACTACGGTCCGGGCCAGTTTCCGACGCTGCAGGATTATCCGCTGATCTGGCACCTCATTTCCGAACCGTGGCTGTGTGCACTGATCGCCCTGTCGCTGAACAGCGCCGCGTATACCACGCAGCTGTTCTACGGTGCCATCCGGGCGATTCCGGACGGCCAGTGGCAGTCCTGTGGCGCACTGGGCATGAGTAAGAAAGACACCCTTGCCATTTTGCTGCCCTATGCGTTTAAACGCGCCCTCTCCTCGTATTCCAACGAGGTGGTGCTGGTGTTCAAAAGTACCTCTCTGGCCTACACCATTACGCTGATGGAAGTCATGGGGCATGGTCAGCTGATGTACGGACGCACCTATGACGTGATGGTATTTGGCGCAGCGGGGTTGATCTATCTGGTGGTCAACGGCCTGCTAACGCTGCTGATGCGTCTGATTGAGCGCCGCGCGCTGGTGTTCGAGCGCCGTAACTGA
- the artQ gene encoding arginine ABC transporter permease ArtQ: protein MNEFFPLASAAGMTVGLAVCALIIGLVLAMLFAVWESVKWRPVAWLGTALVTIMRGLPEILVVLFIYFGSSQLLLTLSDGFSVNLGFTQIPVQVEIENFDVSPFLCGVIALSLLYAAYASQTLRGALKAVPMGQWESGQALGLSKSAIFFRLVMPQMWRHALPGLGNQWLVLLKDTALVSLISVNDLMLQTKSIATRTQEPFTWYIVAAAIYLVITLLSQYVLKRIDLRATRFERRPG from the coding sequence ATGAACGAATTCTTTCCTCTTGCAAGCGCCGCCGGGATGACCGTCGGCCTTGCCGTTTGTGCGCTGATCATTGGCCTGGTGCTGGCCATGCTGTTCGCGGTCTGGGAGTCAGTAAAATGGCGTCCCGTCGCGTGGCTGGGCACGGCGCTGGTAACGATTATGCGCGGGCTACCGGAAATCCTGGTGGTCCTGTTTATCTATTTTGGCTCCTCCCAGCTGTTGCTGACGCTGTCTGACGGTTTCTCTGTCAACCTCGGCTTCACGCAGATCCCGGTGCAGGTGGAGATCGAAAACTTTGACGTCAGCCCGTTCCTGTGCGGCGTTATTGCGCTTTCCTTACTCTACGCTGCCTATGCTTCGCAAACCCTGCGCGGCGCGCTGAAAGCGGTGCCGATGGGACAGTGGGAATCGGGTCAGGCGCTGGGTCTGTCTAAAAGCGCGATCTTTTTCCGCCTGGTGATGCCGCAAATGTGGCGGCACGCGCTGCCGGGTCTCGGCAATCAGTGGCTGGTGCTGCTGAAAGATACCGCGCTGGTGTCGCTTATCAGCGTAAACGACTTGATGCTACAAACGAAAAGCATCGCCACGCGAACTCAGGAACCCTTTACCTGGTATATCGTGGCGGCGGCGATTTATCTGGTGATTACGTTGTTGAGCCAGTACGTCCTTAAGCGTATTGACCTGCGCGCGACGCGTTTTGAACGGAGGCCGGGCTGA
- the artI gene encoding arginine ABC transporter substrate-binding protein ArtI, producing the protein MKKVLIAALIASASLSATAAQTIRFATEASYPPFESVDANNKIVGFDVDLANALCKEIDATCTFTNQAFDSLIPGLKFRRFDAVMAGMDITAEREKQVLFSTPYYDNSALFIGQQGKFTSIDQLKGKKVGVQNGTTHQKFIMDKHPEITTVPYDSYQNAKLDLQNGRIDGVFGDTAVVTEWLKANPKLAAVGDKVTDKAYFGTGLGIAVRQGNTDLQQKFNTALEKVKKDGTYETIYNKWFQK; encoded by the coding sequence ATGAAAAAAGTTTTGATCGCCGCGCTAATCGCCAGTGCCAGTCTTTCCGCCACGGCAGCCCAGACCATTCGTTTCGCCACCGAAGCATCGTATCCTCCGTTTGAATCCGTGGATGCCAACAATAAAATTGTTGGTTTCGATGTCGATCTGGCGAACGCGCTGTGCAAAGAAATCGATGCCACCTGTACCTTCACTAACCAGGCGTTCGACAGCCTGATCCCGGGCCTGAAATTCCGTCGTTTTGACGCGGTCATGGCCGGGATGGATATTACGGCGGAACGTGAAAAGCAGGTGCTGTTTTCAACCCCATACTATGACAACTCGGCGCTGTTTATCGGTCAGCAGGGTAAATTCACCAGCATTGATCAGCTGAAAGGCAAAAAAGTGGGCGTGCAGAACGGCACCACTCACCAGAAATTTATCATGGATAAACACCCGGAAATCACTACCGTGCCTTACGACAGCTACCAGAACGCGAAGCTGGATCTGCAGAATGGCCGTATTGATGGCGTATTTGGTGATACCGCCGTGGTTACCGAGTGGCTGAAAGCTAACCCGAAACTGGCTGCCGTCGGCGATAAAGTCACTGACAAAGCGTATTTCGGTACCGGCCTTGGCATCGCCGTCCGCCAGGGCAACACCGACCTGCAGCAGAAATTTAATACTGCGCTGGAAAAAGTGAAGAAAGATGGAACGTACGAAACCATCTACAACAAATGGTTCCAGAAGTAA
- the artP gene encoding arginine ABC transporter ATP-binding protein ArtP: MSIQLNGINCFYGAHQALFDITLTCPQGETLVLLGPSGAGKSSLLRVLNLLEMPRSGTLSIAGNQFDFAKTPSDKAIRELRQNVGMVFQQYNLWPHLTVVQNLIEAPCRVLGLSKAQAMERADKLLERLRLKPYSDRYPLHLSGGQQQRVAIARALMMEPQILLFDEPTAALDPEITAQIVSIIRELAETNITQVIVTHEVEVARKTASRVVYMENGYIVEQGDASCFTHPQTDAFKHYLSH; the protein is encoded by the coding sequence ATGAGTATTCAATTAAACGGCATAAATTGCTTCTACGGCGCACATCAGGCGCTGTTCGACATCACGCTGACTTGCCCGCAGGGTGAAACGCTGGTGTTGCTTGGCCCAAGCGGTGCGGGTAAAAGCTCGCTGTTGCGCGTGCTCAACCTGCTTGAGATGCCGCGTTCCGGCACGCTCAGCATCGCTGGCAATCAATTTGATTTCGCAAAAACACCGTCGGATAAAGCGATTCGCGAACTGCGCCAGAACGTTGGCATGGTGTTTCAGCAGTACAATCTGTGGCCGCACCTCACGGTAGTGCAAAACCTGATTGAAGCGCCCTGCCGGGTGCTGGGTCTGAGTAAAGCGCAGGCGATGGAACGTGCGGACAAGCTGCTCGAACGTCTGCGCCTGAAACCCTACAGCGATCGCTATCCGCTGCACCTTTCCGGCGGTCAGCAGCAGCGTGTGGCGATTGCCCGCGCCCTGATGATGGAGCCTCAGATATTGCTGTTTGACGAGCCGACCGCGGCACTCGATCCAGAAATCACCGCGCAGATCGTCAGCATTATTCGCGAGCTGGCGGAAACGAATATCACCCAGGTGATTGTCACCCACGAGGTAGAAGTGGCGCGTAAAACCGCCAGCCGCGTGGTGTATATGGAAAATGGTTATATTGTTGAGCAAGGGGATGCCAGCTGCTTTACGCATCCGCAAACCGACGCCTTTAAACACTACTTATCACACTGA
- a CDS encoding lipoprotein, which translates to MRYSALALFIPCALLLSACTTVTPAFNDIGTRSGPCVEGGPDTVAQKFYDARIQNRNNDITALRPYLSDDLAKMLSDASRDSSHSALLKSDLFSSRTTPPDSARVASASTIPNTDARNIPLRVDLKQGSDAWQDEVLMIREGQCWAVDDVRYLGASHAPAGTLRQSLEKR; encoded by the coding sequence ATGCGCTACTCTGCTCTCGCTCTTTTTATTCCGTGCGCGTTGCTGTTGAGTGCCTGCACTACCGTCACGCCGGCATTTAATGACATCGGCACCCGCAGCGGCCCTTGTGTGGAAGGCGGTCCGGATACGGTGGCCCAGAAATTTTATGACGCGCGTATCCAGAACCGGAATAACGATATTACCGCGCTGCGCCCTTACTTGAGTGACGATCTGGCGAAAATGCTCAGCGATGCCAGCCGTGACAGTAGCCACAGTGCGCTACTGAAATCCGATCTTTTCTCCAGCCGCACGACGCCGCCGGACAGCGCCCGCGTTGCCAGCGCGTCGACTATCCCTAATACGGATGCGCGAAACATTCCTCTGCGTGTCGACCTGAAACAAGGCAGCGATGCCTGGCAGGATGAAGTATTAATGATCCGTGAAGGTCAGTGCTGGGCGGTTGACGATGTACGCTACCTTGGAGCAAGCCATGCTCCGGCCGGCACACTGCGTCAGTCGCTGGAAAAACGCTAA
- a CDS encoding heavy metal-binding domain-containing protein, with protein sequence MQFSTTPTLEGQTIAEYRGVVTGEAILGANIFRDFFAGIRDIVGGRSGAYEKELRRAREIAFQELGEQAKALGADAVVGIDIDYETVGKDGSMLMVSVSGTAVKLR encoded by the coding sequence ATGCAATTTTCAACGACACCGACTCTCGAAGGCCAGACGATCGCTGAATACCGTGGCGTAGTGACCGGAGAAGCTATTCTCGGCGCCAATATCTTCCGTGATTTTTTCGCCGGGATCCGCGATATCGTTGGTGGCCGCTCCGGTGCCTATGAAAAAGAGCTGCGCCGGGCCCGTGAAATTGCCTTTCAGGAACTCGGCGAACAGGCCAAAGCGCTGGGTGCCGATGCGGTGGTGGGTATTGATATCGATTATGAAACGGTAGGGAAAGACGGCAGTATGCTGATGGTCAGCGTTTCCGGAACGGCGGTGAAATTACGCTGA
- a CDS encoding N-acetylmuramoyl-L-alanine amidase: MRRFAWSLALALLLTGCAAEKGIIDKDGYQLDVSHPAQAAYPRVKVLVIHYTADDFDTSLATLTDKHVSAHYLIPDVPPRHNGKPRIWQLVPEQDLAWHAGASFWRGATRLNDTSIGIELENRGWQKRDGVKYFAPFTPAQIAALVPLAKDIIARYHIAPQNVVAHADIAAQRKDDPGPLFPWQALAVQGIGAWPDAQRVAFYLNGRAPYEPVDTASLLDLLARYGYEVKPEMTEAQQKRVIMAFQMHFRPARWDGVADAQTQAIAEALLEKYGQG; encoded by the coding sequence ATGAGACGTTTTGCATGGAGTCTTGCGCTGGCGCTGCTGTTAACCGGCTGCGCGGCTGAAAAAGGAATTATTGATAAAGACGGGTATCAGCTGGATGTCAGCCATCCGGCGCAGGCGGCGTATCCGCGAGTAAAAGTGCTGGTGATCCACTATACCGCCGATGATTTTGACACCTCGCTGGCAACCTTAACCGACAAGCACGTCAGCGCGCATTACCTGATACCCGACGTGCCTCCACGGCATAACGGCAAGCCGCGCATCTGGCAACTGGTGCCGGAGCAGGATCTGGCCTGGCATGCCGGGGCGAGTTTCTGGCGGGGAGCCACACGTCTTAATGATACCTCCATCGGCATTGAACTGGAGAACCGCGGCTGGCAGAAACGCGACGGGGTAAAATATTTCGCGCCGTTCACGCCCGCGCAGATAGCCGCGCTGGTGCCGCTGGCAAAAGATATTATTGCGCGTTACCACATTGCGCCGCAGAACGTCGTGGCGCATGCGGATATCGCCGCCCAGCGCAAGGACGATCCCGGCCCGTTATTTCCCTGGCAGGCGCTGGCGGTGCAGGGGATTGGCGCGTGGCCTGATGCGCAGCGCGTCGCGTTTTACCTGAACGGGCGGGCCCCGTATGAACCAGTGGACACGGCGTCGTTGCTGGATCTGCTGGCCCGCTATGGTTATGAGGTCAAGCCAGAAATGACGGAGGCGCAACAGAAACGGGTGATTATGGCGTTTCAGATGCATTTCCGTCCGGCGCGCTGGGATGGTGTCGCGGATGCACAAACCCAGGCTATTGCTGAGGCGTTGCTGGAAAAGTACGGCCAGGGGTAA